In Poecile atricapillus isolate bPoeAtr1 chromosome 1, bPoeAtr1.hap1, whole genome shotgun sequence, the sequence ATACCTCTTCCTAGATATTTGGCTTCTCTAATTCTGCACTTGAGGAAGGAACTGGTTTCACAATTAAGATACGCCATGTTTTTCAGGACAGGATCCTAGACTCTATCCTATATGAGTGATTACTAAGCCGACCATGTCTGAAGACCCATGGGAAATCCAGAGAACTGTTGCACCAATACAGATCGTCTCGGACCATTCTGATAAAAATCTCTTTACAGTCAATCTTCCTTGTTCTCTATGAAAGCAGGAACAGGAGCGTGTTCACTGACCCAGTCCCACTTCCCTTCTTTTGTcattttctgttcctctgccAACAGCTTTTCTGAGCATCAgacttatttttatattcacCCAAGACTTCTGCCAAAGCCTGAatagaagcagaagcagcagttaCTACACTTTGGAgctaatttctgaaaaaagtcTTGAAACCACCAGCTTTCTCACTGGAGCTGCTTCAAGCACAACCTACCCTAGAGCTGTCCTACTGTGCAGGGGGGTCTCAAGCAGTTAAATTTCAAACAGCTGGAGCCTCTTAGTGCCAGAGCAGGGATGTCAGCAAGGACCACCAACTTAACAAACACTTCAGAGTTTAGCTGTGTCACAGACACCACCACAGTCTTCTGAGGTTACAGCAGACAACACAGCAGGCAACGCAGCAAGGACTAGGCAGGTCCATTATCTTATAGAATATTAGTTTTTGGTAGGAATACACATCTAGATAAGCTTACCTTGTAACTCTGTTGCAtctttttccagctcttctgTAGTTGTTTCTTCAGGCTTCTCCAACTCAGCAGTCCCTGGCTTCCCATCTATGGTATCAGTCTTAATAGTACCAAGGTTTACCAAAAGCTGCATGACATCAAACTTCTCAGAAACTGCAATGTTCTCCAGCACTTTAAGGCATTTAAATGACTTAAGTTCACTCACATTTTCCTCAAGAAAGAGGAGGTAAAGACTTAAGTCATCAAAATGCTTTGACTTAAGTTTCAGAACGTCGAAAGTTGGCAAGATTTCATACACTTTGAGAATACCTGAAttccacctccatggaacaaACATCGCATACACTACCAGGGGCATCACCATCAGATAGACTATCAGGTTAATATAGCTGAGTACCTTGAAGACACCAACAGTAATAAGCTTGCACTGAACCACTTCTGGAACAGTTGTGTCATTCTTTAGGATCCCAGTTTTGATAGTGCAGAGAAACTCATCACTCAAAGAGGAGAGACTAATGTAGTAGCCCAGATAGAGGCATGCAACAAAAGTAATTACTAGTGTGAACAAACGGCACATaatgtatttaattattaaGCACTTGGAATTCTTTTTTGTCTTCAGGTACTGCTCCACAATTGGGTATTTAAAGTAGCTTTCAGATATTTCCcacaaactgaaaaagagagaaaaaaaacatcaaatcATATAGATCAGATGCTGTAGCATTCGCCTACCTCAAATATCAACAAAACCTGGTACTCTAAGAGAGATAAAAGACTGGAAACCTtcttaaaatcatagaatcacaatGTGGTTTGCATTAAAAGGGTCCTTTAAACATCATCTACTTCCAGCCAATCCCCATGCTCtaccatggacagggacaccttccactagcccaggttgctcaaagccccatctaACCTGGCCCTGACCACTTTGAGacatggggcatccacaacttccctgggcaatctgtgccaaCCTCACCATCCtaagaggaaagaaatttttcctcatgcctaatctaaacctactgtCTTTCAGTTTAATGCCATTACTTCTTGTGCTGCCACTACATGCCCCTCTAAAAACACCCTCTCTGGTTTTTTGAATATCTCTTTTAGGTACTCAAAGTTGCTATAAAGTCTCCCTGGAACCTtctcttcaggctgaacaaccccagttTCCCAGCCTGTATCTGtaggagaggtgttccatccctctaatcatcTTGATAATCCTCCTCCTGACCCACTCCAACATGTTCACATCCTCTTATTGAGGTAAACCAGAGGTAGTTTTATTGGAGTTTAAGAAAACCAATAAAATAAcagataaatgaaaaataccaaCACTCTAATACAGACAAATTGCTTAAGAAACAAAGAGTTAAAAcactggaaatggaaaacaaaagcagacaCACTCATggcaacaaaatatttttgttcaagTACAAAACAGGTGCAGCAAGCAAATCCAGGTGGAAAAGCAGACTCTCTGAGCACTTGTTGAATAATAGAACACTAGAAGGCTTTTTATTTGTCAAGACCTAACTCCACATTTCAAAGGAGAGACCCAAGTCCCCACTGCACTACTTATACTCCCACATACAGAGAGAAACAGGCACCCTGACCTAGAAGGAAGCAGGAACTGGATCTGGTTGGAACACTGCACCAACTTGATCAAAAGGAGAGGGGGTTGCTTTTGTGGGTTTTAATGTTTGAgttttctaataatttctaatCAATTTTTGATCAGAAGCTATATCTTAAAGAACAGGAGATGACAAGTAACTTGACAAGTTTTCAAGAGACTGTCTAGAATACAGAACTGAGGACTGAAGTATCTCTTTTCTTACACTGTGGAGGGCAAAACTACTTAACACCTACTGCAACTAAAGAAATCAGAACATCTCAGGTAATAAGCAATCTGAAGAGCTCATTGCATGTTTTCtctgaataaagaaaattataagcTCCATCTCCAAGTGCCAAAGTAATAATTTCAGataccttcttttttttaaccaaacTTAAAATTGCGTCAGGTCACCTTTCAAACCTTTGCAAAAAGTTTCCAAGTGAGTACAGACATCACATCTGTTACAAACTTGaagaaaagagcagagaaagcCAAGAGCCAACATCTTACCTCTGTGTCAAGTTCTCATTAGCAGTTGGAATCAAGTCAGCAGGATCCCTGGGGTCTCCACTTCGAATGCTATTAGCAGCTTTGATTGCCCTGTTGTAGGCTTTGTCAAGTTCCTCCATAATAAATTTCAGGTCTGAGGAAAGGTGAGGTGCTGCAGTGAAGCGCCAGAACAAACATGGTAGATATAGCAGAATAGCAACAAGCAAAAGGATGTACGGGAAGAACTGCAggtagaaaaaaaccctgattaGGCTTCACCTGCATAAGTAATAAATCAGCCAATCATCATCATTCCCCATAAGCATTAGGTTTCCTAGAGGCCTATTAAAtccttattattttatttaaatcctTCTActaaaacacaatttttttattattttggataTGCAGGGAAGCAAAATCTCTTTTCAGACAGCTCCAGTAACTTTGCTCCTGCTTAGAGCTTCCCCCcactgaaggggaaaaaaagcatgcAGATTAAAGGTGCCATGATCCTGAAAACAGGTTCAATCCACTGCATATTCAAACTGCTGGAGCTGACATTGAGAAAGACAGCATTAACCTAGGGAAAAGCAAATAGCAAAGGAAAGCAGCTATCAGAGGGGCTGACTGAAAGAAGAAGATAGCGTAacctaactctccctccctgaTGTGTCCCCACTGTTCACAGCAACTAAAACACTCCAAACACCAGCAAAAGCTCTCCTGCTTTCCATTAGCTGTCAGAAGGTTAATGAACAGAGCTCCTACAGCTCTGCCTCTGTCTGCAAACACACACCTGTTCGGAGTGCATGACATCCAGGGACTGTAAAGATTGCAAATGTGGCTGTAATACTTCAgggtatttaaatattttcaggtgACACCTAAATGGAAACCAACACACAGCATCAGAATGGTCCGGTGTTAATGCAGCACTGAGGAGTCAGCCCTTACATGGTCAAAACTGCTTAGGGAAAGGACTGAAGCAGGTATAAAATACAAGTTTGAagtttttccatctttcttctATTCATCAACAAGTAGTTTTTGTCATGCAATTTTAACCCTAactccttccagctgcaggaaagATGGTGTTTTCTATGATTCTGACATTATATTTGAAGTACAAAATCATACATAACATTACCCTTACAGATGTAAGACCTGGTTAGACTAACAGTTTGCTAATGAAATGTACTGCAAATTCGGCCAACCTCTAATTCATTACATTCAGCTTTTGATAGCAAGCACACTTAACTCAAATCCAGCATTAGTTCATAAGGAATTTTTAATTAGTTGAACAAATATGAAACAGATTTAAGACATCACAAGTGTTACAGCCATGTGCACATGCACATTTATTGGCAAAGCCAGTGGAGATTTTTAGAGGAAGCTTGAACTGAAGTCAGTAATCACTGCAAGTAGAAAAGCTACACGTACATTTGTAGGTATTTAACAAGATGAAAATCTGGACCTAATATAACTTTGTTAACTTGTGTTTGCATTAATCAAGAGAGATTAAAGCTCTGCATGCACAAAGTAAGTAATTTGATGTTATGGAACATTTTATTCAGGAAAATTACTTCTAATATCACCTACCATTAAAGCAAAATCTTGTGTTATTACTGGCAGTGGGAATGCATATAATGTATTAGAACTTAAATGACTGACTTCCCCTACCCACAGCAGCCCATAAAAACTGTGCAGAGCTCTGCCCTCACTActgcctctccctcctctttgAACACAACAGACAACATCAGATCATCTTCCTTCTGCCAGGTGCACAGTCTCCAACTGAGATGTAAAGCTCTGGCATGTCCAATGTATTTTGGACATCTCATCAACAGCACAAGAAATTGGTCCTCTTATTTATCACTGGGGACAATGCCACCAGGTCTGAGTCCTGATGCCTTGGTTTACCCAAAACTTCATGGTTTCACACCCAGGCTCTATCAGTCCTCTGATTTATGTATTATGTAGAAATAGAAACAATATGTCTTTGAACCATCTTATCTAAGCTCCTCTAAGATGCTGCAACACATTTTCCATAGGTCTTAAGAGATGCTTAAGATTGTCTGCATAGCTGCAATGCCTGTTTGACTTCACTTacacctgtgtcacacaccTCTGAGCCACCTTCCACTGGTGCCAGGTGGGGAAAG encodes:
- the PANX1 gene encoding pannexin-1, with the protein product MAIAHIATEYVFSDFLLKEPPDTRYKGLRLELALDKIVTCIVVGLPLLLISLAFAQEVSTGAQISCFAPSSFSWRQAAYVDSYCWAAVQQKQPSHNNLENIPLWLHKFFPYILLLVAILLYLPCLFWRFTAAPHLSSDLKFIMEELDKAYNRAIKAANSIRSGDPRDPADLIPTANENLTQSLWEISESYFKYPIVEQYLKTKKNSKCLIIKYIMCRLFTLVITFVACLYLGYYISLSSLSDEFLCTIKTGILKNDTTVPEVVQCKLITVGVFKVLSYINLIVYLMVMPLVVYAMFVPWRWNSGILKVYEILPTFDVLKLKSKHFDDLSLYLLFLEENVSELKSFKCLKVLENIAVSEKFDVMQLLVNLGTIKTDTIDGKPGTAELEKPEETTTEELEKDATELQVLTDRDASGSVNTREDKRLRQRLTDSSC